The following is a genomic window from Candidatus Bathyarchaeia archaeon.
AGCCCACCTACAAACCAACGGGCACCGTGAGCCTCCATCAGTGTAGATGGGCTTAAACCTGTATTTACTCCCAAGCTCTTCAAGAACAGCCAAGCGTTTAGGCTACTCCCAGCCCAGCTTGGATGGAGCCTAGAAACACCTGCCTAAAAGGCTCGAAGGCAAGCCAAACCCAGGCCTTGCACCCGCCTACCTGAACCCCCGCCTCATCGATTAGGATGCAAGCTACACCTTCAACCTTAAACCTGTCGGCTACGCCAGCCAGCTTCTGAACCCAAAGCCACAACGCTACATGGCTTTGCTCAAGCCAAAGCTCCAAAGCCTTAGAAGCCCTACGCAGGCTGGTTAAACAGACATGGACATATACCCCATACAGCATGAGCCACATGGGGGTCCCCTCGCGGACGATAAGCTTGACATCGCTCATCAAGCAAGCTGTGAGGGTTGAGCAAATCAAACAAGTTAACAGAGCCCAGCTAAATAGTGCAAATACTGACTGTAGAAAGGTTTATATAACATTGTTATATTAACATCTTAGGTGAAGAACGTTTTGCCGAAGATCTCAATAATAGTATCTTCAGACAAGGTGGACAAACTTTTCCCCGCCATAACATTGGCATGTACAGCGGCAACCATGGGTTGGGAGGCGGAGTTGTTCTTCACTTTTTGGGGGCTTTTAGCTCTTAAGAAAGGTTATGAGCCGAGTGAGGTAAGCCTGGATTACAAAAGTTATCAACAAGCTCTAGAGAGTGCTGTTGCTT
Proteins encoded in this region:
- a CDS encoding DsrE/DsrF/DrsH-like family protein, which produces MKNVLPKISIIVSSDKVDKLFPAITLACTAATMGWEAELFFTFWGLLALKKGYEPSEVSLDYKSYQQALESAVASKSMPGWREVLAQGRTTGKLKIYACSTTMGLLGITKGQLEGYVDDIVGAAYFLDRAKDSDVNLFIS